From the Nostoc sp. PCC 7107 genome, the window TTCTCGATGCTCATCCCCTTCTCGTCGAGTCCGCGAAACCCACTCCTGAGCATCCCCACCCAAGAGCGGATAGGGAGCCATACCCTTCAAATCGCTCAACTTGCGTTTTGGTGGCGTTTGGGTGATGTGCTTCTTCACTTGTTTTACCAAATGTCCCATCACCGTCAATTGCTCCTCTGGAGTTAATTGCTCAATATCGTTTAAAATTTTTTCCAGTGATGGACTCATCAACCTAACCGTATCAACTGCTGTAAATTTTAGCGTCTTTACTCTTAGCCACATTCCAATTCTTGCACAAGCGGATCTGAAAAGCTGAGTTAGGTAGCTATTTCAGACTTCAAAAAGATTTTCCCAGCCAGGAATAGCCTCGCGTTGAGCAATTAGTAATTCTTGAATGCCTTTTTCGGCACAATCAAGCAGTTGATTTAACTGTGTACGGCTAAAACTACCTTCTTCCGCCGTTCCCTGCACTTCAATTATGCCCAAATGATGATCCATCACGACGTTGAAATCGACTGTAGCTGCTACGTCTTCTGGGTAGTTTAAATCTAAATATGCTTCACCTTCTAATAAACCTACAGAAACGGCTGCCACTTGTCCAGATAAAGGCGATCGCTCTAACACCCCACGCTGTAATAATTGGGAAATTGCCTGCGCTAAGGCGACAAAACCCCCTGTAATGGCTGTGGTTCTCGTTCCTGCATCTGCTTGTAACACATCAGCATCCACAGTTATTGTCCGTTCTCCCAACGCCTCAAAATCTATTGTTGCCCTTAAGCTGCGTCCAATTAAACGTTGAATTTCTTGAGTCCTCCCAGACAGCTTTAACAATTCTCGTTCTTGGCGCTGCTGTGTGGCTGCGGGTAACATTCGGTACTCAGCCGTTAACCAACCTTTACCACTCCCGTTTAAAAATCTTGGCACTCCCTCATTGATGCTGACATTACAAAGTACCTGAGTATCACCACATTTAGCCAGCACCGAACCAGGCGCAAAACGAGTAAACCCAGACTGAAAGCTTACAGGACGAAGTTCGTAAGGTTGTCTGCCGTCGGGACGCTGCCATGCCATTGGATTGCCTCACAATTTTCATCTAGAATACTGCTTGAAGTGTGAAGTGTGAAGTGTGAAGTGTGAAGTGTGAAGTGTGAAGTCTAAAGTCTGAAATTTTATCTTTTGACTCAGCACTCAGCACTCATCAGCAGATTGAGGATAGTTTGCTCTACCATTTCCGGTACTTGATCACCGTTGATTGTTAACAGGCGGCGGCGACGGTCGTAGTATTCTAAAATCGGGATAGTGCGATCGTAAAATATTTCCACTCGACGTTGGACAATTTCGGGTTGGTCATCTGGTAAAGAACGGCCTAGAGAACGGCTGACCATGATGGCTTGTGGTACTTGTAAATAAATTGCCCAATCTAACTGTTGTCCTAAAGTCTCCAATAAAAAATCTAATTCTTCCGATTGAAAGGCCGTGCGGGGATAACCTTCTAAAATCCAACCACCAACAACATCAAGTTTTTTTAGTCGCAGCCGCATTAATTCAATCATCATTTCATCGGGGACTAACTCACCTCTGGCTACATAGGGTTGTGCATGACGACCGAGTTCGCTATAGTTAGCGATCGCTTCCCGTAAAATTTCACCCGTAGAAATCTGAGGTATATCAAAGTGTCTGCCAAGCCTTTGCGCTTGAGTGCTTTTACCTGATCCTGAACCTCCCAGAATCACTAATCTCACTTAATTTCACTCCTCATCTGGTAAAATTCATAACATTCTACTTTGTTTTGCTCAGACCAATAGTCTAGATCACACTCGGCTATTTTCATTGATTGCTACTAAATTTTGCGATCGTGTTGCGACTAGTTTCATCCAAAAAATGAAAATGTCAATATCCCATACCAATCTTGAATTATGGGATTTTAGATTTTGGATGATTTTTCCCTGTTCCCTACTCCCCACTCCTAAAACACACTTGTCAAAATCAGGTTAATCATATAGATAGATTTGCAATCACTCTCAGCCGAATTTCTTGCCTTATTTCTTGTAATTTTCTAAATTCTCCTTATGGTCGCCCAGTTAGAATCTCCCAGCAGCAATTCGATACTTTCCTTACCAAACCCAGTAGAAGGACTAGTGCAAGTTTTCACTAGCGCTCACCGTAACTTTTTTACCACTGTTATGGCTCAATCCTTGAGAATCGCGGGTCAAGGCACATCAGTATTAGTAGTACAGTTTCTCAAAGGCGGTATCGGCCAAGGACAAGATAAACCAATTCAATTAGGACAAAATCTCGACTGGATACGCTGTGATTT encodes:
- the rph gene encoding ribonuclease PH produces the protein MAWQRPDGRQPYELRPVSFQSGFTRFAPGSVLAKCGDTQVLCNVSINEGVPRFLNGSGKGWLTAEYRMLPAATQQRQERELLKLSGRTQEIQRLIGRSLRATIDFEALGERTITVDADVLQADAGTRTTAITGGFVALAQAISQLLQRGVLERSPLSGQVAAVSVGLLEGEAYLDLNYPEDVAATVDFNVVMDHHLGIIEVQGTAEEGSFSRTQLNQLLDCAEKGIQELLIAQREAIPGWENLFEV
- a CDS encoding nucleoside monophosphate kinase, with amino-acid sequence MRLVILGGSGSGKSTQAQRLGRHFDIPQISTGEILREAIANYSELGRHAQPYVARGELVPDEMMIELMRLRLKKLDVVGGWILEGYPRTAFQSEELDFLLETLGQQLDWAIYLQVPQAIMVSRSLGRSLPDDQPEIVQRRVEIFYDRTIPILEYYDRRRRLLTINGDQVPEMVEQTILNLLMSAEC